In Candidatus Contubernalis alkalaceticus, the genomic window AAACCTCACCAAGGAAATTAACGATGTGGAAATAATGGTGGAAAAAGAAGAGGATGAAAAGGGCAAAATTTTAGAAATGACCATAGAGGAACTTGACTTGTCAGTTCGTTCTTACAACTGTCTGAAAAGGGCAGGCATTAACAGCGTACAGGAACTCATTCTTAAAGCCGAAGACGATATGATGAAAGTACGTAACCTGGGTAAGAAATCTCTAGAAGAGGTACAGAACAAACTGGCAGAGTTGAACCTGTCCTTAAAGGCCAGCAACGAATAAGGAAAGGTGGAATGAAAATGGCTTACAGGAAATTTGGCCGCAGCAGCAATCAGCGGAGGGCAATGCTTAGAAATATGGTTACCTCCTTGATACTTGCGGAAAGAATTGAAACTACAGAGGCCAAGGCAAAAACTGTTAGAAGAATTGCTGATAAGATGATTACCCTGGGCAAGAGGGGCGATCTGCATGCTCAGCGCCAGGCTTTAAGCTATATGCTGGACGAAGATGCCGTATATAAATTGTTTCACGATATTGCGCCCAAATATGAGGACCGTCAGGGTGGCTACACCAGAGTGTTAAAAAAAGGGCCCCGCAGGGGAGATTCTGCCCCTATGGCCATCCTTGAATTGGTGTAATTTAAGATTCAATAGAATAAGGTGATTAAATTTGCAGGAAATAATCCAGTTTCAAGGGGTTAGTTATATCTATAATCAAGGCAGGGAAGATGAGGTTTTAGCCCTGGAGGATGTCACCTTAAAAGTTGAAGAAGGGGAGTTTTTGGTGGTGTTGGGACATAATGGTTCTGGAAAGTCCACACTGGCCAGACTAATAAATGCCCTTCTAATCCCCTCCAGGGGCAGAGTAATAGTGGACAACTTGTCCACGGATAATCCCCAAAGCCTTTGGAAGATCAGACAAAATGCAGGGATGGTATTTCAAAATCCAGACAATCAAATTGTAGGCACCACGGTGGAGGATGATGTGGCATTCGGTCCGGAAAACTTAGGGCTTCCTTCAAAAATTATTAGGGAACGGGTAGATGAAGCCCTAAAAAGAGTAGGAATTCCAGAGCTAGCAAAACGGCCTCCTCATTTTCTGTCTGGGGGACAAAAACAAAAGGTGGCTATTGCCGCAGTAATCTCTATGCGCCCTCGGTGTTTAGTTTTAGATGAGCCTACGGCACTGCTGGATCCAGAGGGCCGACTGGAAGTGCTTCAGACGGTAAAGGAATTGAATGAGAATGAAAATATTTCCGTGGTTTATATCACGCACTTCATGGAAGAGGCCGTGACTGCTGACCGTATTGTGGTTATGGAGCAGGGAAGAATTGTCATGGAGGGGTCTCCCAGAAAAATTTTTCCCCAGGTAGAAAAATTAAGGGAACTGGGTTTAGATGTCCCCCAGGTAACCGAATTGGCACTTCTCTTACGAAAGGAACAGGGATTTCATGAACTGCCGGAAGATATTTTAGAAACTGAGGAACTGGTGAACTATTTATGCTCATCCAGGTAAAGGATTTGACCCATATTTATATGTCCGGAAGCCCTTATGAGCATTGGGCTCTGAATAAAGTAAACCTGGAGGTCTGCCAGGGGGATTTTTTAGGCCTGATCGGCCGCACCGGTTCAGGAAAAACTACATTGGTGCAGCACCTGAACGGACTTTTGAAACCTACGGAGGGAACTGTACTGTTTAAGGGCAGGGATCTTTATGGGGAGCAGGAAGTAGACTGGAGAGAAATTAGACAGAAGGTTGGATTGGTATTTCAGTATCCTGAAGAACAGCTCTTCGGCGAGACGGTGTTTGAAGATGTGGCCTTCGGCCCCAGGAAAATGGGCTTGAAGGAGGAAGAAGTGGAACGAAGGGTAGAAAAAGCACTGAAGATGGTTAACCTTGATTTTAAGGAGTTTAGCGGACGTTCTCCCTTTAACCTCAGCCGGGGTGAAATGAGGAGAGCTGCCATGGCAGGAGTATTGTCCATGGAGCCGGAAATCCTGGTCATGGATGAGCCTTCCTCCGGGCTTGATCCCCGGGGCAGGAAAATGCTTCTGGAGCAGGTGAAACAATTCCACCGACAAGCTGGCATAACGGTGATTTTTGTTTCCCATAACATGGAAGAGGTAGCCCAGTTGGCCAATCGACTGGTGGTTATGGAGAAGGGTCAAATTGTAATGGATGGAAGCCCCGCGGAGGTTTTTAGAGAAGCAGAAAAATTAATGTCAATAGGGCTAGGGATACCTCAGGTCACCCGACTGATGCTGGAGCTAAAAAATAAAGGCAAAGGAGTCAGGACTGAGGTTTTTAGTGTAGAGGAAGCCAGGAGAGAAATAGTAACGGAGTTTCTGGAAAAGCAGGGTGAAAAACCATGATTAAAGATATTACCATGGGACAGTATTATCCGGCAAAATCTTTACTGCACGACCTGGATCCACGCATGAAAATAGTGTTATTGTTTTTTTATATGGTGTTAATATTTTTTGTGAAGACGTTCTATGGGTTTTTTTTCATTGGGATAATCACTTTGGGGATGATAAAGGGAAGTCGGCTTCCCGTAAGATTTTTTTTAAAAAGTTTAAGACCTATATTAA contains:
- a CDS encoding energy-coupling factor transporter ATPase encodes the protein MQEIIQFQGVSYIYNQGREDEVLALEDVTLKVEEGEFLVVLGHNGSGKSTLARLINALLIPSRGRVIVDNLSTDNPQSLWKIRQNAGMVFQNPDNQIVGTTVEDDVAFGPENLGLPSKIIRERVDEALKRVGIPELAKRPPHFLSGGQKQKVAIAAVISMRPRCLVLDEPTALLDPEGRLEVLQTVKELNENENISVVYITHFMEEAVTADRIVVMEQGRIVMEGSPRKIFPQVEKLRELGLDVPQVTELALLLRKEQGFHELPEDILETEELVNYLCSSR
- the rplQ gene encoding 50S ribosomal protein L17; translated protein: MAYRKFGRSSNQRRAMLRNMVTSLILAERIETTEAKAKTVRRIADKMITLGKRGDLHAQRQALSYMLDEDAVYKLFHDIAPKYEDRQGGYTRVLKKGPRRGDSAPMAILELV
- a CDS encoding energy-coupling factor transporter ATPase codes for the protein MLIQVKDLTHIYMSGSPYEHWALNKVNLEVCQGDFLGLIGRTGSGKTTLVQHLNGLLKPTEGTVLFKGRDLYGEQEVDWREIRQKVGLVFQYPEEQLFGETVFEDVAFGPRKMGLKEEEVERRVEKALKMVNLDFKEFSGRSPFNLSRGEMRRAAMAGVLSMEPEILVMDEPSSGLDPRGRKMLLEQVKQFHRQAGITVIFVSHNMEEVAQLANRLVVMEKGQIVMDGSPAEVFREAEKLMSIGLGIPQVTRLMLELKNKGKGVRTEVFSVEEARREIVTEFLEKQGEKP